In a genomic window of Gossypium arboreum isolate Shixiya-1 chromosome 7, ASM2569848v2, whole genome shotgun sequence:
- the LOC108476279 gene encoding calcium-dependent mitochondrial ATP-magnesium/phosphate carrier protein 3-like, whose product MNVLFLPKTPCLPKMGAKPKPECCNPVKKRGPVSMEHVLLALGETKEERDLRIRSLFSFLDAADVGFLDYTQIEKGLSALQIPAEYKYANDLLKVCDANRDGCVDYYEFKRYMDDKELELYRIFQAIDVEHSGCILPEELWDALVKAGIQINDEKLAQFVEHVDKDNNGIITFEEWRDFLLLYPHEANVENIYHHWERVCHVDIGEHAVIPQGINKHVPRIKSLIAGGIAGAVSRTATAPFDRLKVVLQVQTTRTSILPAVTKILKEEGLLGFFRGNGLNIVKVTPESAIKFYTFEMLKDVIGEHMGDNKGDIGAGGKLVVGGVAGAVAQSTIYPMDLVKIRLQTCASEGGKAPHLGKLTRDIWVQEGPRAFYKGLVPSIFGIIPYASIDLTVYETLRDFSRTHILQDSDPGPLVNLCCGAISGALGATCIYPLQVIRTRMQAQRTTSDTVYNGISDVFWRTYRKEGYRGFYIGLIPTLLKVVPAASISYLVYEAMKKRLKL is encoded by the exons atgaatgttCTATTCCTTCCAAAAACTCCATGCTTACCTAAAATGGGGGCCAAACCCAAACCTGAATGTTGCAACCCGGTAAAAAAAAGGGGTCCTGTTTCAATGGAACATGTTCTGTTAGCATTAGGGGAAACCAAAGAAGAAAGGGATTTGAGGATTCGTAGTTTGTTCAGTTTTTTGGATGCAGCTGATGTGGGATTCTTGGATTATACTCAAATCGAAAAGGGTCTTTCAGCTTTACAGATTCCTGCTGAGTATAAGTATGCCAATGATCTTTTGAAAGTTTGTGATGCAAACAGAGATGGGTGTGTAGATTATTATGAGTTTAAGAGGTATATGGATGATAAAGAGCTTGAACTTTATAGGATTTTTCAAGCTATTGATGTGGAACATAGTGGTTGCATTTTGCCTGAAGAGCTTTGGGATGCACTTGTTAAAGCTG GGATTCAAATCAACGACGAGAAACTTGCTCAATTTGTGGAGCATGTCGATAAGGACAATAATGGGATTATAACATTCGAAGAATGGAGGGATTTCCTTTTACTCTACCCTCACGAAGCTAACGTCGAGAACATCTATCATCATTGGGAAAGGGTTTGCCATGTAGATATTGGAGAACATGCTGTTATTCCTCAAGGCATCAATAAACACGTTCCCAGAATCAAGTCTCTCATTGCAGGGGGAATAGCAGGCGCGGTTTCTCGTACTGCAACTGCCCCTTTCGATCGCCTGAAAGTTGTTTTGCAGGTTCAGACTACACGTACAAGTATTCTGCCTGCAGTAACGAAGATATTGAAGGAAGAAGGTTTGTTGGGATTTTTCCGAGGTAATGGGTTAAATATCGTGAAGGTAACACCCGAAAGTGCTATCAAGTTCTATACTTTCGAAATGCTAAAGGATGTAATAGGAGAGCATATGGGGGATAACAAGGGTGATATAGGTGCTGGTGGGAAACTTGTTGTCGGTGGTGTTGCGGGTGCAGTGGCACAATCCACTATCTACCCAATGGATCTTGTAAAAATACGATTGCAAACTTGTGCTTCCGAAGGTGGAAAGGCTCCGCATCTAGGGAAGTTAACCCGGGATATATGGGTTCAAGAGGGACCTCGAGCATTTTACAAAGGTCTTGTGCCATCTATTTTCGGGATTATCCCTTATGCCAGTATCGACCTCACCGTCTATGAGACCTTGAGAGATTTCTCAAggacacatattcttcaggacaGTG ACCCCGGTCCTCTAGTGAATCTATGTTGCGGTGCAATCTCCGGAGCTTTAGGAGCAACATGCATTTACCCTTTGCAGGTTATTCGAACAAG AATGCAAGCACAACGTACCACGTCGGACACGGTGTATAACGGGATATCGGACGTATTTTGGAGAACATATAGGAAGGAAGGTTATAGAGGATTCTACATAGGACTAATACCAACTCTCCTCAAGGTAGTCCCTGCTGCAAGCATTTCGTATTTGGTTTATGAGGCAATGAAAAAGAGACTTAAACTTTGA
- the LOC108451287 gene encoding calnexin homolog, translating into MGRFALLLLLAFASFQALCFAADDDTVFYDSFDEPFDGRWIVSDKDDYKGVWKHSKSEGHDDYGLLVSEKARKYAIVKELNEPVSLKDGSTVLQFETRFQNGLECGGAYLKYLRPQEAGWKAKEFDNESPYSIMFGPDKCGATNKVHFILKHKNPKSGEYVEHHLKYPPSVPSDKLTHVYTAILKPDNEVRILIDGEEKKKANFLSADDFEPPLIPAKTIPDPDDKKPEDWDERAKIPDPNAVKPDDWDEDAPMEIEDEEAVKPEGWLDDEPEEIDDPEATKPEDWDDEEDGEWEAPKIDNPKCETAPGCGEWKRPMKMNPAYKGKWSAPLIDNPNYKGIWKPQEIPNPDYFELDKPDFEPIAAVGIEIWTMQDGILFDNILIAKNDKVAESYRETTWKPKFEVEKEKQKAEDESTDSDGLSAVQKKVFDVLYKVADIPFLSEYKLQILDLIEKAEKQPNITIGVIVSILVIMLTVLFRLLFGGKKQPKVEKKPEVAETSNNQSTSGEKAEEEEEEEEEEEKEGTAAPPRRRRRDT; encoded by the exons ATGGGGCGTTTTGCTCTTCTCCTTTTACTAGCTTTCGCTTCATTTCAAGCCCTTTGCTTCGCCGCTGATGATGATACG GTCTTTTATGACTCATTTGATGAGCCTTTTGACGGACGATGGATCGTGTCCGATAAAGATGATTACAAAG GTGTATGGAAACATTCGAAGAGCGAAGGACATGATGACTACGGGCTTCTTGTGAGCGAGAAGGCACGGAAGTATGCGATAGTGAAGGAGCTCAATGAGCCTGTGAGTCTCAAGGATGGAAGCACTGTGCTTCAGTTTGAGACTCGCTTTCAGAATGGGCTTGAATGTGGTGGTGCATATTTGAAATACCTTCGTCCTCAAGAGGCTGGATGGAAGGCTAAGGAATTTGACAATGAATCCCCTTACTCTATCATGTTTGGACCTGACAAATGTGGAGCCACAAACAAGGTTCACTTCATCTTGAAGCATAAGAATCCTAAAAGTGGGGAATATGTCGAACATCATCTTAAATATCCACCCTCTGTCCCATCTGACAAGCTTACTCATGTGTACACTGCGATCTTGAAGCCTGACAATGAGGTTAGAATTCTGATTGAtggagaagagaaaaagaaggcTAACTTCCTCTCAGCTGATGATTTTGAGCCACCACTTATCCCTGCTAAGACGATTCCTGATCCAGACGATAAGAAACCTGAGGACTGGGATGAGAGAGCCAAAATTCCAGACCCAAATGCTGTAAAGCCGGATGATTGGGATGAGGATGCTCCCATGGAAATTGAAGATGAGGAGGCTGTGAAACCAGAAGGATGGTTAGATGATGAGCCTGAGGAGATAGATGATCCTGAGGCAACCAAGCCAGAAGATTGGGATGATGAAGAGGATGGTGAGTGGGAAGCCCCCAAAATTGATAACCCGAAGTGTGAGACAGCCCCTGGTTGTGGTGAATGGAAGAGGCCAATGAAGATGAATCCAGCTTACAAGGGAAAATGGTCTGCTCCACTAATTGATAACCCCAATTACAAGGGTATTTGGAAGCCTCAAGAGATTCCAAACCCCGACTACTTTGAGCTTGATAAGCCTGACTTTGAGCCTATTGCTGCTGTTGGTATTGAGATTTGGACAATGCAAGATGGCATATTGTTTGACAATATTTTGATTGCCAAAAATGACAAGGTTGCTGAGTCATACAGGGAGACCACATGGAAGCCTAAGTTTGaggttgagaaagaaaaacaGAAGGCTGAGGATGAGTCCACTGATTCAGATGGACTTTCAGCCGTCCAG AAGAAGGTCTTTGATGTCCTTTACAAGGTTGCTGATATTCCTTTCTTAAGTGAATACAAGCTTCAAATCCTT GATCTCATTGAGAAGGCTGAGAAACAGCCAAACATCACCATTGGTGTCATCGTCTCCATTTTGGTGATTATGCTCACAGTTCTCTTCAGACTTCTTTTCGGTGGCAAGAAGCAA CCAAAAGTAGAGAAGAAACCGGAGGTTGCTGAGACATCAAACAATCAATCAACCAGTGGAGAAAAggctgaagaagaagaagaagaagaagaagaagaagagaaagaagGAACCGCTGCTCCTCCTCGCAGGAGGAGGCGTGACACTTAA
- the LOC108461965 gene encoding respiratory burst oxidase homolog protein C, whose translation MSSEDLGTDKVPHSCPLSGPLNKRVARKGARFNVPDSSSSKDDGYVEITLDVCDDSVAVHSLKAANGDDLEQDPELALLAKGLEKRTTLGSLMARNASAKIRQVGHELKRLTSFTKKPARFDRTKSAAAHALTGLKFISKTDGGHGWAAVEKRFDEITGSNNGYLPRSQFGECIGMESKEFAGLLFDALARRQNLHGDSIDKVHLKYFWDQISNQSFDARLQTFFDMVDKDADGRITEEEVKEIISLSASANKLSNIQKQAEEYAALIMEELDPDNLGYIMINNLEMLLLQAPNQSVRGESRNLSQMISQNLKPTHDHNPLRRFYRGTRYFLVDNWQRVWVMALWIAVMCGLFTYKYIEYRRRKDVFDVMRHCVCFAKGAAETLKLNMALILLPVCRNTITWLRNKTKLGVVVPFDDNLNFHKVIAVGITIGVGIHGIAHLACDFPRLLHATPDQYRPMIKYFGKQHTSYWHFVRHVEGITGIVMVVLMAIAFTLATPWFRRGKMKNLPKPLKKLTGFNAFWYSHHLFVIVYTLLIVHGIKLFLTDKFCKRTTWMYLAIPVFLYLCERLTRLLRSSIKAVAIQKVAVYPGNVLALHMSKPHGFRYKSGQYMFVNCAAVSPFEWHPFSITSAPGDDNLSVHIRTLGDWTRQLRTVFSEVCQQPTDGKSGLLRADCLQGTNNPNFPRVLIDGPYGAPAQDYKKYEIVLLIGLGIGATPMISIVKDIVNNIKAKEEQEDEEEEDKMNALENGNGAAINKTSLSNSKRRLENFKTRRAYFYWVTREQGSFDWFKGIMNEVAEMDRNRVIELHNYCTSVYEEGDARSALITMLQALNHAKNGVDVVSGTRVKSHFAKPDWRRVYKQIAVNHNNARVGVFYCGAPALTKELRQLASDFSRKTSTKFDFHKENF comes from the exons ATGAGTTCAGAGGATTTAGGGACTGATAAAGTTCCCCATAGTTGTCCATTAAGTGGACCTTTAAACAAAAGGGTAGCAAGGAAAGGTGCTCGGTTCAACGTCCCGGATTCGAGCTCATCGAAAGACGATGGCTACGTTGAGATTACCCTCGATGTTTGCGATGATTCGGTGGCGGTTCATAGTTTAAAAGCTGCAAATGGAGACGATTTGGAGCAAGACCCAGAGTTGGCTTTGCTTGCCAAAGGTCTTGAGAAGCGAACTACTTTGGGTTCATTAATGGCGAGGAATGCTTCGGCTAAGATTAGGCAAGTGGGTCATGAATTGAAGCGTTTAACATCGTTCACCAAGAAGCCAGCTCGGTTCGATCGGACGAAATCCGCTGCGGCTCATGCTTTGACAGGACTTAAGTTCATAAGCAAGACTGATGGTGGACATGGATGGGCAGCTGTTGAAAAACGGTTTGATGAAATTACTGGTTCGAACAATGGGTATTTGCCTCGTTCACAGTTTGGGGAATGTATAGGAATGGAGTCGAAGGAATTTGCAGGGTTGCTGTTTGATGCACTAGCTCGAAGACAAAACCTTCATGGGGATTCAATTGATAAAGTTCACCTTAAATACTTTTGGGATCAGATCTCGAATCAAAGCTTTGATGCTAGGCTTCAAACTTTCTTTGACAT GGTGGATAAAGATGCAGATGGAAGAATAACTGAAGAGGAAGTCAAAGAG ATTATAAGCCTCAGTGCCTCTGCAAACAAACTCTCAAATATCCAGAAACAAGCTGAGGAATATGCAGCTTTGATTATGGAAGAATTAGACCCTGACAATTTGGGATACATCATG ATAAATAACCTGGAAATGCTTCttctacaagcaccaaaccaatcTGTAAGAGGAGAAAGCCGAAACCTGAGCCAAATGATAAGCCAGAACCTTAAGCCTACACATGACCATAACCCACTGAGGAGATTCTATAGGGGCACCAGGTATTTCTTGGTAGATAACTGGCAAAGAGTTTGGGTGATGGCTTTATGGATTGCGGTTATGTGTGGCCTATTTACATACAAATATATTGAATATCGAAGACGAAAAGATGTATTTGATGTGATGCGGCATTGTGTTTGCTTTGCCAAAGGTGCAGCTGAGACACTTAAATTGAATATGGCTTTGATTCTGCTACCGGTCTGTCGTAACACCATCACCTGGTTAAGGAACAAGACAAAGCTAGGTGTTGTAGTTCCCTTTGATGACAACCTCAACTTCCACAAG GTTATAGCAGTTGGGATTACAATTGGGGTTGGAATACACGGAATAGCTCATTTGGCGTGCGATTTCCCTCGCCTGCTTCATGCCACACCTGATCAGTATAGACCAATGATAAAATATTTTGGGAAACAACACACGAGTTACTGGCATTTTGTTAGGCATGTAGAAGGAATTACTGGGATTGTAATGGTGGTGTTAATGGCTATAGCTTTCACGTTAGCCACACCGTGGTTCAGACGGGGTAAGATGAAGAACCTTCCCAAGCCTCTCAAGAAGCTTACAGGCTTCAATGCCTTTTGGTATTCTCACCATCTATTTGTCATTGTTTATACTCTTCTTATTGTCCATGGAATTAAGCTCTTCTTGACCGATAAATTTTGCAAGAGAACG ACTTGGATGTACTTGGCAATTCCAGTTTTCCTTTATTTATGTGAAAGATTGACCAGGCTGCTTAGATCAAGCATCAAGGCTGTTGCAATACAGAAG GTTGCAGTTTATCCTGGAAATGTACTAGCACTTCACATGTCCAAACCACATGGTTTTCGATACAAGAGTGGACAATACATGTTTGTCAATTGCGCTGCGGTGTCTCCATTTGAATG GCATCCATTTTCGATTACTTCTGCCCCTGGAGATGACAATCTCAGTGTTCATATAAGGACTCTCGGTGATTGGACACGACAACTTAGGACCGTATTTTCAGAG GTGTGTCAACAACCTACTGATGGGAAAAGTGGCCTCCTTAGAGCTGATTGCTTGCAAGGAACTAACAACCCAAA TTTCCCACGAGTTCTAATCGACGGACCATACGGAGCACCGGCACAAGACTACAAGAAATACGAAATCGTTTTGCTAATCGGATTGGGGATCGGAGCAACCCCCATGATCAGCATTGTCAAAGACATAGTGAACAACATCAAAGCCAAGGAAGAacaagaagatgaagaagaagaagataagaTGAATGCCCTTGAGAACGGAAATGGAGCAGCTATTAATAAAACCAGTCTCTCAAACTCCAAAAGAAGGCTAGAAAACTTCAAGACAAGGAGAGCATACTTCTATTGGGTGACAAGGGAACAAGGATCCTTTGATTGGTTCAAAGGAATAATGAATGAAGTAGCTGAAATGGACCGTAACCGTGTGATAGAACTCCATAACTACTGCACCAGTGTATACGAAGAAGGCGATGCTCGTTCAGCTTTAATCACCATGCTTCAAGCACTCAACCATGCTAAGAACGGCGTCGATGTTGTTTCGGGTACAAGAGTAAAATCGCATTTTGCCAAGCCTGATTGGCGCAGGGTCTATAAGCAAATTGCTGTTAATCACAACAATGCTAGAGTCG GGGTGTTCTATTGTGGGGCACCAGCGTTAACAAAGGAATTAAGGCAACTAGCTTCGGATTTCTCGCGCAAGACCTCCACCAAGTTTGATTTCCATAAAGAGAATTTTTAG
- the LOC108485847 gene encoding uncharacterized protein LOC108485847 → MLREMKTFNLGWLLFVAILLISALPFSQASRSKQHKVKTGVFRSPQIVLGPGSVANKLFSNIDFPRGHIALKSFDAEIIDESGNPVPLYDTYLHHWLVLKFYVRKGLENQDISKLNSSDYISGRNSGICQDGALDQFFGLGSETRRTKTHIPDPYGIEIGSPTKIPSGFVETWGLNVHAIDTRGVEDRMGCTECRCNLYNVTKEENGTPLSPNYDGGLLCCYDGTKCRLKDGFIGIERTLYLQYTVKWVDMNSLIVPVNVYIFDVSDIWKRSRNSTGINSEHNCQVEYQVESCRATGSENDKCIDAESVSLDMPFGGYLVYGVAHQHAGGTGSALYGKDGRSLCSSMPIYGTGEEAGNENGYIVGMSTCYPKPGTKKISKGETLILESNYSSIKQHTGVMGLFYILVAETLA, encoded by the exons ATGTTGAG GGAAATGAAGACTTTCAATCTTGGATGGTTACTTTTTGTTGCAATTTTGTTAATTTCAGCTCTACCATTTTCACAAGCCTCTCGGAGTAAACAACATAAGGTAAAAACTGGCGTTTTCCGATCACCTCAGATCGTGCTCGGGCCGGGATCGGTAGCGAATAAACTTTTTTCGAATATCGATTTTCCGAGAGGTCATATTGCCTTGAAAAGTTTCGATGCTGAGATTATTGATGAAAGTGGGAATCCAGTTCCATTGTATGATACTTACTTGCATCATTGGCTAGTTCTTAAATTCTATGTACGTAAAGGTTTGGAAAATCAAGACATTTCAAAGCTCAACAGTTCGGATTATATTTCTGGGAGAAATAGCGGAATATGTCAAGATGGAGCACTTGATCAATTTTTTGGTCTCGGTTCCGAGACACGAAGAACTAAGACTCATATCCCTGATCCTTATGGGATAGAAATCGGTAGCCCTACTAAGATTCCATCAGGGTTTGTAGAAACATGGGGGTTGAACGTCCATGCTATCGATACAAGGGGAGTGGAAGATAGGATGGGATGTACCGAATGTCGGTGCAATTTGTATAATGTTACCAAGGAGGAAAATGGAACACCTTTGAGCCCAAATTATGATGGGGGACTATTATGTTGCTATGATGGCACAAAATGTAGGTTGAAAGATGGGTTTATTGGCATCGAAAGAACCCTTTACCTTCAATACACCGTGAAATGGGTCGATATGAATAGCTTGATTGTACCGGTGAATGTTTATATATTCGATGTTTCTGATATTTGGAAGAGATCTCGTAATTCAACTGGGATTAATTCAGAACACAATTGCCAG GTGGAGTATCAAGTTGAATCTTGTCGTGCCACGGGATCGGAAAACGACAAATGCATTGACGCCGAAAGCGTTAGTCTCGACATGCCATTTGGTGGTTATTTGGTATATGGTGTTGCACACCAGCATGCGGGCGGCACTGGTTCTGCTCTCTATGGGAAG GACGGCCGGAGTTTATGCTCTTCGATGCCGATTTACGGGACAGGAGAAGAAGCTGGAAACGAAAATGGTTATATCGTGGGAATGTCGACCTGCTACCCTAAACCAGGAACTAAGAAAATATCAAAAGGGGAGACTCTAATTTTAGAGTCTAATTACAGTAGTATCAAACAGCATACTGGAGTTATGGGGCTATTCTACATATTGGTGGCCGAGACATTGGCTTAG